The Mucilaginibacter terrenus genome has a segment encoding these proteins:
- the nadC gene encoding carboxylating nicotinate-nucleotide diphosphorylase, whose product MDKQLIHQFIVKALSEDVGDGDHTSLATIEAGTKGKAKLLVKDTGVLAGVELALAIFEEVDPNLQVDVLLNDGAEVKPKDIAFTVEGDAQSILKAERLVLNCMQRMSGIATKTREITDLLEGTNTKVLDTRKTTPGMRYLEKWAVRIGGGVNHRIGLYDMILIKDNHVDYSGGIRQAIENANNYLKETGKKLAIEIEVRNLEELEEVLQTGNVNRIMLDNFSFDNLRQAVGMIEGRYTTEASGGITEENIKDYANCGVDYVSVGALTHSVKSLDLSLKAVKL is encoded by the coding sequence TTGGACAAACAACTTATCCACCAGTTTATAGTAAAAGCTCTAAGTGAAGATGTAGGCGATGGCGACCATACATCTTTAGCTACCATTGAGGCAGGCACAAAAGGCAAAGCAAAACTTTTAGTAAAAGATACCGGCGTACTTGCAGGGGTAGAACTTGCCCTGGCAATATTTGAAGAGGTAGACCCCAATCTGCAAGTAGATGTACTGCTTAATGACGGTGCCGAAGTAAAACCCAAAGATATTGCCTTTACTGTTGAAGGGGATGCTCAAAGCATACTAAAGGCTGAGCGGCTGGTGCTTAACTGCATGCAGCGCATGAGCGGTATTGCAACCAAAACACGCGAGATTACAGACCTGCTGGAAGGCACCAACACCAAGGTTTTAGATACCCGAAAAACTACGCCCGGTATGCGTTACCTGGAAAAGTGGGCCGTACGTATTGGCGGAGGGGTCAACCATCGCATTGGCCTGTATGACATGATACTCATCAAAGACAACCATGTTGATTACTCGGGCGGGATACGGCAGGCAATAGAGAACGCTAACAACTATCTAAAAGAGACCGGAAAAAAGCTGGCTATTGAAATAGAAGTGCGTAACCTGGAAGAACTGGAAGAAGTACTGCAAACCGGTAACGTAAACCGTATTATGCTGGACAACTTTAGTTTTGATAACCTGCGGCAGGCTGTAGGGATGATAGAAGGCCGTTATACAACCGAGGCATCCGGCGGCATAACCGAGGAGAACATAAAAGATTACGCCAATTGCGGTGTGGATTATGTATCTGTTGGCGCGCTTACGCACTCGGTGAAAAGCCTCGATCTGAGTTTAAAGGCCGTTAAATTATAA
- the lon gene encoding endopeptidase La — protein MSFDPFDFKNAAAINEDSEFFPLMSSEDEEEMNNEQVPDILPILPLRNTVLFPGVVIPITVGRDKSIKLIRDANKGKRLIGVVAQQDVSIEDPGFEQLHRVGTVALIIKMLQMPDGNTTVILQGKKRFILKEEVQSEPYLKASVEPFVEIKPKEDKEFKAMVSSVKDMAMNIIQLSPNIPSEAGIAIRNIESTSFLINFISSNMNADMAAKQALLETKSLRDRINLVLEHLTLDLQMLELKNQIQTKVRVDLDKQQRDYFLNQQLKTIQEELGGNTPDLEIENLKKRAKSKKWSKEIATHFNKEMEKLARTNPAAADYSVQINYLELLLDLPWNEFTKDNFDLKRAQKVLDKDHFGLDKVKQRIIEYLAVLKLKHDMKAPILCLVGPPGVGKTSLGKSIAKALGRKYVRMALGGLRDEAEIRGHRKTYIGAMPGRIIQSIKKAGAANPVFILDEVDKVSTDFRGDPSSALLEVLDPEQNSTFYDNYVEMDFDLSNVMFIATANSLSSIQPALLDRMEIIEVNGYTIEEKVEIAKRHLVPKQREAHGLANKDVTLKNDVIEKVIEDYTRESGVRSLEKKIGSVVRGVAKNIAMEEPYNPVVSKKDVLKILGAPIFDKDLYENNDIAGVVTGLAWTSVGGDILFIEASLSPGNGKLTLTGSLGDVMKESVTIALAYLRAHAGDFNIHPKLFEQWDVHVHVPAGATPKDGPSAGVTMLTALVSAFTQRKVKPNLAMTGEITLRGRVLPVGGIKEKILAAKRANIKEIILCRSNQKDIEEIKEDYIKDLQFHYVTDMGDVIKLALLDEKVSNPLDLTIKETPVKQVLN, from the coding sequence ATGAGTTTTGATCCGTTTGATTTTAAAAACGCTGCCGCTATAAACGAAGATTCTGAGTTTTTCCCGCTAATGTCGTCGGAAGATGAAGAAGAAATGAATAACGAACAGGTTCCAGATATATTACCAATTCTTCCCTTACGCAATACCGTGTTATTCCCGGGTGTTGTGATACCCATTACTGTGGGTCGTGATAAGTCTATAAAGCTTATACGCGACGCTAACAAAGGCAAACGCCTCATCGGCGTTGTAGCACAGCAGGATGTAAGTATAGAAGATCCGGGCTTTGAGCAGCTGCACCGTGTGGGTACCGTTGCGCTTATTATCAAGATGTTGCAAATGCCTGATGGTAACACTACCGTGATACTTCAGGGTAAAAAGCGCTTTATCCTTAAAGAAGAAGTTCAAAGCGAGCCTTACCTGAAAGCGTCTGTAGAGCCGTTTGTGGAAATCAAACCGAAGGAAGACAAAGAGTTTAAAGCCATGGTATCGTCTGTAAAGGACATGGCCATGAACATTATCCAATTGTCGCCAAACATCCCAAGCGAGGCCGGTATCGCTATTCGAAATATCGAGAGCACATCGTTCCTTATCAACTTCATATCCTCAAATATGAATGCGGATATGGCGGCAAAACAAGCCCTGCTGGAAACCAAAAGCCTGCGCGACAGGATAAACCTGGTGCTGGAACACCTTACCCTGGACCTGCAAATGCTGGAACTGAAGAACCAGATACAAACCAAAGTCCGTGTGGATCTTGACAAGCAGCAGCGCGATTATTTTCTTAATCAGCAACTTAAAACCATACAGGAAGAACTTGGCGGTAACACGCCCGACCTGGAGATAGAGAATTTAAAAAAACGTGCCAAATCTAAAAAATGGAGCAAGGAAATTGCCACCCACTTTAACAAGGAGATGGAAAAGCTGGCGCGCACCAATCCTGCGGCAGCTGATTACTCTGTGCAAATAAACTACCTGGAACTATTACTGGATTTACCATGGAACGAGTTCACAAAAGACAACTTTGACCTTAAACGCGCGCAAAAAGTGCTGGATAAGGACCACTTTGGCCTGGATAAAGTAAAACAGCGCATTATAGAATACCTGGCTGTGCTAAAACTAAAGCACGATATGAAAGCCCCTATCCTTTGCCTGGTAGGCCCTCCGGGGGTGGGTAAAACTTCTCTGGGTAAGTCTATCGCCAAAGCACTTGGCCGCAAATACGTACGTATGGCACTTGGCGGCCTGCGCGATGAGGCCGAGATTCGCGGTCACCGTAAAACCTATATAGGTGCAATGCCAGGACGTATAATACAGTCTATTAAAAAAGCAGGCGCTGCCAACCCGGTTTTTATACTGGATGAGGTGGACAAGGTAAGCACCGATTTTCGTGGCGACCCGTCCTCTGCCCTTTTGGAGGTTTTGGACCCTGAGCAGAACAGCACATTTTACGACAACTACGTAGAGATGGATTTCGACCTGTCTAACGTAATGTTCATTGCAACGGCTAACTCGCTGAGCAGCATACAACCAGCTTTGCTGGACCGTATGGAGATCATAGAGGTAAACGGTTATACCATTGAGGAAAAGGTGGAGATAGCCAAACGACACCTGGTGCCTAAACAACGCGAAGCGCATGGCCTGGCCAATAAAGATGTAACCCTGAAGAACGACGTTATAGAAAAAGTAATTGAGGATTACACCCGTGAGTCAGGAGTGCGTTCCCTGGAGAAAAAAATTGGCTCGGTAGTGCGTGGCGTGGCTAAGAACATTGCCATGGAAGAGCCGTACAATCCGGTGGTAAGCAAAAAGGATGTGTTGAAGATATTAGGTGCGCCTATTTTTGATAAAGACCTTTACGAAAACAACGACATTGCCGGTGTGGTAACCGGCCTGGCCTGGACATCTGTAGGCGGCGACATCCTTTTCATCGAAGCCAGCCTTAGCCCCGGCAACGGAAAGCTTACGCTTACCGGTAGTTTAGGTGATGTTATGAAAGAGTCGGTTACTATTGCACTGGCCTACCTGCGCGCGCATGCAGGTGATTTTAACATTCATCCAAAGCTGTTTGAACAGTGGGATGTGCACGTGCACGTACCTGCCGGTGCAACGCCAAAAGATGGCCCTTCTGCGGGCGTTACCATGTTAACTGCACTGGTGTCTGCCTTCACCCAGCGCAAGGTAAAACCGAACCTGGCTATGACCGGCGAGATCACCCTGCGCGGCCGTGTGCTGCCGGTTGGTGGTATAAAAGAAAAGATACTGGCCGCCAAACGCGCCAACATCAAAGAGATCATACTTTGCCGCAGTAACCAGAAGGACATTGAGGAAATTAAGGAAGACTACATTAAAGACCTGCAGTTTCATTACGTAACCGATATGGGCGATGTAATAAAGCTTGCTTTGCTTGACGAGAAGGTAAGCAACCCGCTGGACCTTACTATAAAGGAGACACCGGTTAAACAGGTGTTGAACTAA
- a CDS encoding lipid A deacylase LpxR family protein, protein MKIKLFALAVSLFAAAGAYAQTRSHEIGLQSDNDSFLAQGSDRYYTNGIFAYYRKALDASKNTSLANKVLGFEVGQKLFNPQSAAIPSTDYLDRPFAGYLYAGASLNLLYKNESALKLTARLGVVGPAAGGKGIQEFIHKTFGFYPPDGWQYQIRNDVEVNLSADYSKLIARGSWIDVSAATYANLGTGFISAGAGPLFRFGNFNQLFQSASTQSTASKGKNSLLHEHEFFLYYKPQANVIGYDATIQGSIFKDHPEPGTMEITKNIRHFVFSNEVGANYVSGRFVYGLAAIFNTKDVKNVARSHQWGSATLLYRFN, encoded by the coding sequence ATGAAAATTAAACTATTTGCTTTGGCGGTAAGCCTGTTTGCAGCTGCCGGCGCGTACGCGCAAACACGCAGCCACGAGATCGGCTTACAGTCAGACAACGACTCCTTCCTGGCACAAGGCTCAGACAGGTATTATACCAACGGTATATTTGCTTACTACCGTAAAGCGCTGGATGCCTCAAAAAACACCAGCCTGGCCAATAAGGTACTTGGCTTTGAGGTTGGGCAAAAGCTATTTAACCCGCAGTCGGCAGCTATACCATCAACAGACTACCTGGACAGGCCCTTTGCCGGCTACTTATATGCAGGCGCCTCTTTAAACCTGCTGTATAAAAACGAAAGCGCGCTTAAATTAACTGCAAGGCTTGGCGTGGTTGGCCCTGCTGCCGGCGGAAAAGGCATACAGGAGTTCATTCATAAAACATTTGGCTTCTACCCTCCCGATGGCTGGCAGTACCAGATCAGGAATGACGTAGAAGTAAATCTCTCGGCAGATTACAGCAAGCTAATAGCGCGTGGTTCGTGGATAGACGTAAGCGCCGCAACCTATGCCAACTTAGGTACAGGTTTTATCAGCGCCGGTGCCGGCCCGCTGTTCAGGTTTGGCAACTTCAATCAATTATTTCAATCGGCAAGTACACAAAGTACGGCATCAAAGGGCAAGAACAGCCTGTTGCACGAGCATGAGTTTTTCCTCTACTACAAACCGCAGGCAAACGTTATAGGTTACGATGCTACCATCCAGGGCAGCATATTTAAAGACCACCCGGAGCCGGGCACCATGGAAATCACCAAAAATATCCGCCATTTTGTATTTAGTAACGAGGTAGGCGCCAACTATGTAAGCGGCAGGTTTGTTTATGGCCTGGCAGCAATATTCAACACTAAGGATGTAAAGAATGTTGCACGTTCACACCAGTGGGGTTCGGCTACGCTGCTGTACCGGTTCAATTAA
- a CDS encoding DUF4783 domain-containing protein: MKLLTRIPLLILLFTIPAAAIAGPIDKVAELIKQGNTHELAKLFAATIDVTVLENANVYSKAQAEIILEKFFKENRPQSVKIIHRVNSSAAYNFEVMHVVTDKGKYRVAVTMKEIEKQMVIIELRVEVEKT; this comes from the coding sequence ATGAAGCTACTTACACGTATACCCTTGCTGATACTTTTGTTCACAATTCCTGCCGCTGCCATAGCCGGGCCTATAGATAAAGTTGCGGAATTGATAAAGCAGGGCAATACGCATGAACTTGCAAAGCTTTTTGCCGCAACTATAGATGTGACCGTATTAGAAAACGCTAATGTTTACTCCAAAGCGCAGGCAGAGATTATCCTGGAGAAATTTTTTAAAGAGAACAGGCCTCAATCTGTAAAGATAATCCACCGCGTTAATTCAAGCGCCGCATATAATTTCGAAGTAATGCATGTAGTTACCGACAAGGGAAAATACCGGGTGGCGGTGACCATGAAAGAAATTGAAAAGCAGATGGTTATTATTGAGTTGCGCGTGGAAGTCGAAAAAACCTAA
- the plsY gene encoding glycerol-3-phosphate 1-O-acyltransferase PlsY, whose translation MLSISSILALILAYLFGSIPTAVWIGQAFYNIDVREYGSGNAGATNTFRVLGKKAGIPVMLLDILKGWTATNLAYIIGVSTTGAYHSIAFTNYALALGVAAVMGHLFPIFAGFRGGKGVATLFGMILAINLQASLLCVLVFLVVLLITKYVSLASIMAGFTYPIGVTFIFPVYIKSVIIYGMCICVLILVTHQKNIERLLKGKESKVNLFKKKTA comes from the coding sequence ATGCTATCAATCTCGTCTATTTTAGCGCTCATTCTTGCATATCTCTTCGGGTCTATACCAACCGCGGTTTGGATAGGCCAGGCATTTTACAACATTGATGTAAGGGAATATGGCAGCGGCAACGCAGGTGCTACCAATACCTTTAGAGTGCTTGGCAAAAAGGCGGGCATACCCGTAATGCTGCTGGATATTTTAAAAGGGTGGACAGCCACTAACCTTGCCTACATCATTGGTGTCTCTACAACGGGCGCTTATCATTCCATAGCTTTTACTAACTACGCGCTGGCACTTGGCGTTGCGGCAGTAATGGGCCACCTGTTCCCAATTTTCGCTGGTTTTAGAGGCGGAAAAGGAGTGGCTACGCTTTTTGGAATGATATTAGCTATAAACCTGCAGGCATCTTTACTTTGTGTGCTTGTTTTCCTGGTGGTGCTGCTGATAACCAAATATGTATCGCTGGCATCAATTATGGCGGGTTTTACTTATCCCATCGGTGTAACTTTCATTTTCCCGGTGTATATAAAATCGGTCATAATATATGGCATGTGCATATGTGTGCTGATATTAGTAACCCATCAGAAAAATATAGAGCGCCTATTAAAAGGTAAAGAGTCTAAAGTAAACTTATTTAAAAAGAAAACTGCCTAA
- a CDS encoding YqjF family protein, whose protein sequence is MNKRRFLTAEWRNLVMLNYEIDPEILKPYLPAATELDLWQGKALVSMVGFMFNETKVLGVKWPFHVNFEEVNLRFYVRHFDGKEWKRGAVFVSEIVPKPVIVFIANNLYKEHYRAMPMRHSVTKDGANHTQFLYEWKLKGRWNKIGATVRNSLAKIEPGSAEEFIFEHYWGYNRLNDRKTMQYQVEHVAWQIAEVRDYVFEADIAELYGEAFVPYLSVKPFSAFWANGSEIAVRIGDKLVVE, encoded by the coding sequence ATGAACAAACGCCGCTTTCTTACTGCCGAATGGCGCAACCTGGTAATGCTTAATTACGAGATTGATCCCGAAATTTTGAAGCCCTATTTGCCCGCTGCTACCGAACTTGATTTATGGCAAGGTAAAGCGCTGGTGAGCATGGTAGGGTTTATGTTTAACGAAACCAAAGTGCTTGGCGTTAAGTGGCCGTTTCATGTGAACTTTGAGGAGGTGAACCTGCGTTTTTACGTGAGGCACTTTGATGGAAAGGAGTGGAAGCGCGGAGCCGTTTTTGTAAGCGAGATAGTGCCTAAACCCGTTATTGTGTTTATTGCCAATAACCTGTATAAAGAACATTACCGCGCAATGCCCATGCGGCACTCTGTCACCAAAGACGGTGCTAATCATACCCAATTTTTGTATGAGTGGAAACTAAAAGGCCGCTGGAATAAGATAGGTGCTACGGTACGCAACAGCCTCGCTAAAATTGAACCCGGCAGCGCCGAGGAGTTTATATTTGAACACTACTGGGGCTATAATCGCCTTAATGATCGTAAGACCATGCAGTACCAGGTAGAGCATGTTGCCTGGCAAATTGCCGAGGTACGTGACTATGTTTTTGAAGCCGACATTGCTGAACTTTATGGAGAAGCCTTTGTACCATACTTAAGTGTTAAACCATTCTCTGCTTTTTGGGCAAATGGATCAGAGATAGCGGTAAGGATAGGGGATAAGTTGGTGGTGGAGTAG
- a CDS encoding SMI1/KNR4 family protein gives MTPADKYLIGLFYDLIKKKNKKLHSLLGDGLAPEQVEQTFSSLSLCVPDEVKYLFTLTNGYKAHNLTIGEALLFDHGIPLSLEQAVNEWQNQFQHGDPELRMMLPIFENGGGDFLLVNCDPSSPDFKKIFIWSPPEIILEPVSIYSSLISLFSTNIRCFMVRAYYYDSKQLIIDDAKQYMEAVRLNRKCQYWNDFSHLHIIDYPW, from the coding sequence ATGACGCCGGCAGATAAGTACCTTATCGGATTGTTCTACGACTTGATAAAAAAGAAAAACAAGAAATTACATTCCCTTTTAGGCGATGGGCTTGCACCAGAGCAAGTAGAACAAACCTTTTCCTCCTTAAGCCTTTGTGTTCCCGACGAAGTGAAATATCTTTTTACTTTAACGAACGGCTACAAAGCACATAACCTTACCATTGGTGAAGCATTGCTTTTCGACCACGGAATCCCATTGTCGTTAGAGCAAGCGGTTAACGAGTGGCAAAACCAATTTCAACACGGTGATCCTGAACTCAGAATGATGTTGCCTATCTTTGAAAACGGTGGCGGAGATTTTTTGCTGGTGAATTGTGACCCATCCAGTCCTGACTTTAAGAAGATATTTATTTGGTCGCCGCCTGAAATAATCCTTGAGCCGGTATCTATCTATTCATCACTTATCTCGTTATTCTCCACTAATATCAGGTGCTTCATGGTTCGAGCCTATTACTATGACAGCAAACAACTCATTATTGACGACGCTAAACAGTATATGGAAGCTGTTCGATTAAATCGAAAATGTCAGTATTGGAACGACTTTTCACACCTTCACATAATTGACTACCCATGGTAG
- a CDS encoding M48 family metallopeptidase, which translates to MKKLKPLLLGVVLASAIYACSTVPLTGRSQLSLVGDDQINTAAASSYRQLLSDPKTKVIASGTDAQRVKRIGSQLASSIESYLNSNGYAGKYNFQWEFNLIQSAEINAWCMPGGKVAVYSGILPVTANDAGLATVMGHEIGHAIARHSAERMSQELALQTGGAAIGAAAGGQSQTSQAIIGQLYGVGGQLALLHYSRSQESEADRLGLTFMAMAGYDPHQAVLFWQRMQAQNKGGTPPPFLSTHPSDATRIANIQNLIPEAMKYYKRR; encoded by the coding sequence ATGAAAAAACTAAAACCTTTGCTGTTAGGCGTGGTTCTGGCCTCGGCTATCTACGCTTGTTCCACCGTTCCGCTTACCGGCCGCTCTCAACTGTCGCTTGTAGGTGATGATCAGATCAACACTGCTGCTGCAAGCAGCTACAGACAACTGCTTTCCGATCCAAAAACAAAGGTGATTGCATCTGGTACAGACGCGCAACGCGTTAAACGTATTGGCAGCCAGCTGGCGTCATCTATCGAAAGTTATCTTAATTCAAACGGCTATGCCGGCAAGTACAACTTCCAGTGGGAGTTTAACCTTATCCAAAGTGCCGAAATAAACGCATGGTGTATGCCCGGCGGTAAGGTTGCTGTATACAGCGGTATATTGCCGGTAACAGCAAACGATGCAGGCCTGGCTACTGTAATGGGTCACGAAATCGGCCACGCAATTGCACGCCACTCTGCCGAGCGTATGTCGCAGGAACTTGCGCTTCAAACCGGCGGTGCTGCTATTGGCGCAGCAGCCGGCGGTCAATCGCAAACTTCGCAGGCAATTATAGGCCAGCTTTATGGCGTAGGCGGGCAGTTAGCTTTACTACACTACTCTCGCAGCCAGGAGTCAGAAGCCGACCGTTTAGGCCTTACCTTTATGGCAATGGCTGGGTATGACCCTCACCAGGCTGTATTGTTCTGGCAGCGCATGCAGGCTCAAAACAAAGGTGGTACACCGCCGCCGTTCCTGAGCACTCACCCTTCAGACGCTACGCGTATTGCAAATATCCAGAATTTGATTCCGGAAGCGATGAAATACTACAAGAGACGATAG
- a CDS encoding tetratricopeptide repeat protein translates to MRLPAIFSLLLITSLESSAQNAYVKLGQQAFMDGNFKSAVAQLEKACMIDSTNANAYWMLGYSYYHSQNYRKSIAAFTKTIYIHPTDATAYYYRARAKSYLGKDTFLSYDEREKYLLGAIFDLTKAIAIDPTEQTKCFQTRGIAYREYGIFKLQPNIKNYDKIRGISSLKASIGDLEKVLKDNPSRSDISSLIDLSKEKLATFTGKHN, encoded by the coding sequence ATGAGGCTCCCCGCAATATTCTCGCTTCTGCTTATTACTTCGCTCGAGTCATCGGCACAAAACGCCTATGTAAAACTTGGGCAGCAAGCCTTTATGGACGGTAACTTCAAGAGCGCTGTCGCGCAACTGGAAAAGGCCTGCATGATAGATTCTACCAATGCTAACGCGTATTGGATGCTGGGCTACTCATACTATCACAGCCAAAATTACCGCAAGTCTATAGCCGCTTTTACAAAAACAATATACATTCATCCTACTGATGCTACGGCGTATTATTACCGTGCACGTGCCAAAAGCTACCTGGGTAAAGATACTTTCCTGTCCTATGACGAGCGGGAGAAGTACCTCCTGGGCGCTATATTCGACCTTACTAAGGCGATAGCCATAGATCCCACTGAACAAACAAAGTGTTTCCAAACACGTGGTATAGCCTATCGCGAATACGGTATTTTTAAGCTGCAGCCCAACATTAAGAATTACGATAAAATACGGGGTATTAGCTCCCTTAAAGCATCAATAGGAGACCTGGAGAAAGTGTTGAAAGACAACCCTAGCCGGTCTGACATTTCATCCCTGATTGACCTTTCGAAAGAGAAGCTGGCGACATTTACCGGCAAACACAACTAA
- the gpmI gene encoding 2,3-bisphosphoglycerate-independent phosphoglycerate mutase has protein sequence MFKRCFYICIVENRKKVVLIILDGWGYGRQDSSNAILAANTPFFDSLISNYPNSKLEASGLAVGLPEGQMGNSEVGHMNLGAGRVVYQELGRINKAVLDNEFEQNETLVEAFNYARDNNKDLHMIGLLSDGGVHAHINHVKGLATTAAKLNLQKVFVHAFLDGRDTDPNSGLGFITELEQHIADTPVRLASAIGRYYAMDRDNRWERVEKAYDLMVKGEGEPTKDITASITRSYEAGVTDEFILPIVKTGEDGQPLAVIKEGDVVICFNFRTDRGREITQALTQREFPEYDMKPLDLHYVTMTSYDDTFKNVKVVFRKDDLAMTLGEVLEGAAKNQIRIAETEKYPHVTFFFSGGREKEFTNEKRLLVPSPKVATYDLQPEMSAEGIRDAIIPELEAEWPDFVCLNFANTDMVGHTGVFSAVVKAAETADACTQAVVETGLKHGYSFIIIADHGNADYMINDDGSPNTAHTTNLVPCIIIDEDVKAVYDGKLGDIAPTVLKILGVPVPAEMTGNVLV, from the coding sequence ATGTTTAAACGTTGCTTTTATATTTGCATTGTGGAAAACAGAAAAAAAGTAGTACTCATTATATTAGACGGCTGGGGTTACGGCCGTCAGGACAGCTCTAACGCTATTTTAGCCGCAAACACGCCCTTCTTCGATTCTCTTATCAGTAACTACCCAAACTCTAAGCTGGAAGCATCCGGCCTTGCGGTAGGTTTGCCAGAAGGGCAAATGGGTAACTCCGAAGTGGGGCACATGAACCTGGGCGCTGGCCGCGTGGTATACCAGGAACTCGGCCGTATAAACAAAGCCGTACTGGATAACGAGTTTGAACAGAATGAAACCCTGGTAGAAGCCTTTAATTATGCGCGCGACAACAATAAAGATCTTCACATGATTGGCCTGTTATCTGACGGTGGAGTGCATGCGCATATTAACCACGTTAAAGGGCTTGCAACTACGGCAGCAAAACTAAATTTGCAAAAGGTGTTTGTACATGCCTTTTTAGATGGCCGCGATACCGACCCAAATTCGGGCTTGGGCTTTATTACCGAACTGGAGCAGCACATAGCCGACACACCGGTAAGACTGGCCTCGGCTATTGGCCGTTACTATGCAATGGACCGCGATAACCGCTGGGAACGCGTTGAAAAAGCTTACGACCTGATGGTTAAAGGCGAAGGCGAGCCTACAAAGGATATTACAGCATCTATCACCAGATCTTACGAAGCAGGTGTTACCGACGAATTTATACTGCCTATAGTAAAGACCGGTGAAGACGGGCAGCCGCTTGCCGTTATAAAAGAAGGTGATGTAGTAATCTGCTTTAACTTCCGTACGGACCGTGGCCGCGAGATTACACAGGCGCTTACCCAAAGGGAGTTCCCGGAGTATGACATGAAACCGCTAGACCTCCATTATGTTACCATGACGTCTTACGACGACACGTTTAAGAACGTTAAGGTAGTGTTCCGCAAGGACGATCTGGCCATGACGCTGGGCGAAGTGCTGGAAGGTGCTGCCAAGAACCAGATACGTATTGCCGAGACTGAAAAGTATCCGCACGTTACATTCTTCTTCTCGGGCGGACGTGAAAAAGAATTCACAAACGAAAAAAGGTTGTTGGTACCATCGCCAAAGGTGGCCACTTACGACTTACAGCCGGAGATGAGCGCTGAAGGCATCCGTGATGCAATTATCCCGGAACTTGAAGCAGAATGGCCGGACTTTGTATGCCTTAACTTTGCCAATACAGATATGGTTGGCCATACCGGCGTTTTCAGCGCGGTAGTTAAAGCTGCTGAAACAGCAGATGCCTGCACACAGGCTGTTGTAGAAACAGGTTTGAAACACGGCTACTCCTTCATCATTATTGCCGACCACGGTAATGCCGATTACATGATAAATGATGACGGCTCTCCAAATACTGCGCATACTACCAACCTGGTACCTTGTATAATTATTGACGAGGACGTGAAGGCTGTATATGACGGCAAACTGGGCGATATTGCCCCAACGGTACTGAAAATACTTGGCGTACCAGTTCCCGCAGAAATGACCGGTAATGTATTGGTATAA
- the arfB gene encoding alternative ribosome rescue aminoacyl-tRNA hydrolase ArfB → MNLNKADLQKEVSYKTSRSGGKGGQNVNKVSTKVELLFDVNASALFTDEEKALINQKLQSRFNKDGLVQVVCDEERSQFLNKEIALERLVVLLTTALIRPKVRKAVKVSRAAKLARLDNKKAHSDKKAGRRNNFDY, encoded by the coding sequence ATGAACTTGAATAAGGCCGACCTGCAAAAAGAGGTGAGCTACAAAACATCGCGCAGCGGCGGCAAAGGCGGCCAAAATGTTAATAAGGTATCTACCAAGGTAGAACTGCTGTTTGATGTTAATGCATCGGCATTGTTTACTGATGAAGAAAAGGCTTTGATCAATCAAAAACTGCAGAGCCGCTTTAACAAGGATGGATTAGTACAGGTGGTTTGTGATGAAGAGCGCAGCCAGTTCCTGAATAAAGAGATAGCGCTAGAACGGCTGGTAGTGCTGCTAACCACCGCGCTGATAAGGCCAAAAGTGCGCAAAGCGGTAAAGGTAAGCCGTGCCGCTAAACTGGCCCGGCTGGACAATAAAAAGGCCCACTCTGATAAAAAAGCAGGCCGCAGAAATAACTTTGATTATTAA